In the Mycoplasmoides gallisepticum genome, one interval contains:
- the grpE gene encoding nucleotide exchange factor GrpE, with translation MNNQEHKNQNEEVQKEVKENPAQEEVSQPSDSSNPTSESAPTLNAQDPNNINLANENIQIKSSLDDLKNFVQNPKSQNQKIKAVNQLMYNEFVKIETAINNINNYIENLTHRLELTNENFKTKVQEVESKAQQKINDRIEELDKRKKEEIENAKKYAIEKSIDSAINIVDQLEIALEFASLDPAVKNYVSGFKMVLNSFVNWLASVNIHRMDIKPGDKFDEKYMSASDKASDPDYPADHVCKVMKSGYKLYDRVVRHAMVAVSDGVGYVEPASSEQEQLQTPAKSTQTPPAQETASAPAKTKPTAPPTNNLNANKPPVVSNPPHQKPVQPPQSNTPGPKQPITHKVIKKS, from the coding sequence ATGAATAATCAAGAACATAAGAATCAAAACGAAGAAGTGCAAAAAGAAGTTAAAGAAAACCCAGCTCAAGAAGAAGTTAGTCAACCAAGTGATTCTAGTAATCCCACTAGTGAATCTGCACCAACACTAAATGCACAAGATCCTAATAATATTAATTTGGCTAATGAAAATATCCAAATTAAATCATCACTTGATGATTTAAAAAACTTCGTGCAAAACCCAAAGAGTCAGAACCAAAAGATTAAGGCTGTTAACCAATTAATGTACAACGAGTTTGTTAAGATTGAAACAGCAATTAATAATATTAACAATTACATTGAAAACCTGACCCACCGCCTAGAGTTAACTAATGAAAACTTCAAGACTAAAGTGCAAGAAGTTGAATCTAAAGCCCAACAAAAGATTAACGATCGGATTGAAGAATTAGATAAGCGTAAAAAAGAAGAGATTGAAAACGCTAAGAAGTATGCGATTGAAAAATCAATCGATTCAGCAATTAATATCGTTGATCAATTAGAGATCGCTTTAGAGTTTGCTTCACTTGACCCAGCTGTTAAAAATTACGTTAGTGGGTTTAAGATGGTACTAAACTCATTTGTTAACTGGTTAGCAAGTGTTAATATCCACCGAATGGATATCAAACCTGGTGATAAGTTTGATGAAAAATATATGAGTGCTTCAGATAAAGCAAGTGATCCTGACTATCCAGCTGATCATGTTTGCAAGGTAATGAAGTCTGGTTATAAATTATATGATCGAGTTGTTCGACACGCAATGGTAGCTGTATCTGATGGTGTTGGTTATGTTGAACCAGCTTCAAGTGAACAAGAACAACTTCAAACACCAGCAAAATCAACACAAACACCTCCAGCGCAAGAAACTGCTAGTGCTCCAGCTAAGACTAAACCAACAGCACCTCCAACAAATAACTTGAATGCTAATAAACCACCAGTAGTATCAAACCCACCCCACCAAAAACCAGTTCAACCACCACAATCAAATACTCCTGGTCCAAAGCAACCAATCACTCACAAAGTGATTAAAAAATCTTAA
- a CDS encoding FIVAR domain-containing protein, producing MSLLISLSLASCTSIISRHLRNSSGTTPQDPIVDPNINNNQSEQLQATRNSLATLLNGQTNTLSSYNDYAKLKQNLMAAYSAATTVQNNENASLENLRDAVRQLKNALNTANQTRTTFNNENGDLIQKYHDLETALNNHGMVLEGLENPNYQLIKTHLTGLYDNAQTVVDNTLIPAEDVNKPVLQNLQILTQSLGDSTTQESLMMQKLALIS from the coding sequence GTGAGCTTATTAATTAGCTTGTCATTAGCTAGTTGTACTTCAATCATCTCTAGACACTTAAGAAATAGTAGTGGTACAACTCCCCAAGACCCGATTGTTGATCCCAATATCAACAATAACCAATCAGAGCAATTACAAGCAACAAGAAATTCTCTAGCAACTTTACTTAATGGACAAACTAACACATTATCATCATATAATGATTATGCTAAGTTAAAGCAAAATTTAATGGCAGCATATAGTGCTGCAACAACAGTGCAAAATAATGAAAATGCGTCGTTAGAAAATCTAAGGGATGCAGTTAGGCAATTAAAAAATGCACTTAATACAGCTAATCAAACAAGAACTACTTTTAATAATGAGAATGGTGATTTAATACAAAAATATCATGATTTAGAAACTGCTTTAAATAATCATGGAATGGTTTTAGAAGGTTTAGAAAACCCGAATTATCAATTAATTAAGACTCATTTAACTGGTCTATATGATAATGCACAAACAGTGGTGGATAACACATTGATTCCAGCTGAAGATGTAAATAAACCTGTTTTGCAAAATCTACAAATTTTAACTCAAAGTCTTGGTGATTCAACAACACAAGAATCCTTAATGATGCAAAAGCTAGCGCTGATCAGTTAG
- a CDS encoding FIVAR domain-containing protein — MNKKRIILKTISLLGATSFLSIGISSCMSITKKDSNPNNGQTQLQAARMELTDLINAKARTLASLQDYAKIEASLSSAYIEAETVNNNLNATLEQLNMAKTNLESAINQANTDKTTFDNEHPNLVEAYKALKTTLEQRATNLEGLASTAYNQIRNNLVDLYNKASSLITKTLDPLNGGTLLDSNEITTANKNINNTLSTINEQKTNADALANSFIKEVIQNNKQSFVGMFTNTNVQPSNYSFVAFSADVTPVNYKYARRTVWNGDEPSSRILANTNSITDVSWIYSLAGTNTKYQFSFSNYGPSTGYLYFPYKLVKTADANNIGLQYKLNNGNVQQVEFATSTSANNTTANPTPAVDEIKVAKVTLSNLKFGSNTIEFSVPTGEGNMNKVAPMIGNMYITSSNAEANKKQIYDSIFGNTSSQTASQTSVSVDLLKGYSLATSSRTYIRQFTGLTDNGVQTSDPVYLIGLIGGHQDRTVATGPTNIQNSPNVDNDNRTFTIYVNAPVNGNYHISGAYLQGTRTARSLKFSTGTSSSNNEVTVLGLEQRDWTILGHFDTKMDGTTTISWTNTASKRTLTLNKGLNKIIVSGGTQDNTNAPFIGNLTFTLHLT; from the coding sequence ATGAATAAAAAAAGAATTATCTTAAAGACTATTAGTTTGTTAGGTGCAACATCCTTTCTTAGTATTGGGATTTCTAGCTGTATGTCTATTACTAAAAAAGACTCAAACCCAAATAATGGCCAAACCCAATTACAAGCAGCGCGAATGGAGTTAACTGATCTAATCAATGCTAAAGCAAGGACATTAGCTTCACTACAAGACTATGCTAAGATTGAAGCTAGTTTATCATCTGCTTATATTGAAGCTGAAACAGTTAACAATAACCTTAATGCAACACTAGAACAACTAAATATGGCTAAAACTAATTTAGAATCAGCCATCAACCAAGCTAATACGGATAAAACGACTTTTGATAATGAACACCCAAATTTAGTTGAAGCATACAAAGCACTAAAAACCACTTTAGAACAACGTGCTACTAACCTTGAAGGTTTAGCTTCAACTGCTTATAATCAGATTCGTAATAATTTAGTGGATCTATACAATAAAGCTAGTAGTTTAATAACTAAAACACTAGATCCACTAAATGGGGGAACGCTTTTAGATTCTAATGAGATTACTACAGCTAATAAGAATATTAATAATACGTTATCAACTATTAATGAACAAAAGACTAATGCTGATGCATTAGCTAATAGTTTTATTAAAGAAGTGATTCAAAATAATAAACAAAGTTTTGTAGGAATGTTTACAAACACTAATGTTCAACCTTCAAACTATAGTTTTGTTGCTTTTAGTGCTGATGTAACACCTGTTAATTATAAATATGCAAGAAGAACGGTTTGAAATGGTGATGAACCTTCAAGTAGAATTCTTGCAAACACCAATAGTATTACTGATGTTTCATGAATTTATAGTTTAGCTGGAACAAACACGAAATACCAATTTAGTTTTAGCAACTATGGTCCATCAACTGGTTATTTATATTTCCCTTATAAGTTGGTTAAAACAGCTGATGCTAATAATATTGGATTACAATACAAACTAAATAATGGAAATGTTCAACAAGTTGAGTTTGCCACTTCAACTAGTGCAAATAATACTACAGCTAATCCAACTCCAGCAGTTGATGAGATTAAAGTTGCTAAAGTGACTTTATCTAATTTAAAGTTTGGTTCTAACACAATTGAATTTAGTGTTCCAACGGGTGAAGGAAATATGAATAAAGTTGCCCCAATGATTGGTAATATGTATATTACTTCATCTAATGCTGAAGCAAATAAAAAGCAAATTTACGATAGTATTTTTGGAAACACTTCATCACAAACTGCTAGCCAAACATCTGTTAGTGTTGATCTATTAAAAGGATATAGTCTTGCAACTAGTTCAAGAACATATATTCGTCAATTTACTGGTTTAACAGATAATGGCGTACAAACCTCTGACCCTGTTTATTTAATTGGTTTGATTGGTGGTCATCAGGATCGTACAGTTGCAACTGGTCCAACGAATATTCAAAATTCTCCTAATGTAGATAATGATAATAGAACATTCACAATATATGTAAATGCACCAGTAAACGGGAACTATCACATAAGTGGTGCGTATTTACAAGGAACGCGTACAGCAAGAAGTCTGAAATTCTCAACCGGTACAAGTAGCAGTAATAATGAAGTTACAGTCCTTGGTTTAGAACAAAGGGATTGAACAATATTAGGTCACTTTGATACTAAGATGGATGGTACTACTACTATTTCATGAACAAATACAGCAAGCAAAAGAACTCTAACCTTAAATAAAGGTCTAAATAAAATTATTGTAAGTGGAGGAACTCAAGATAACACAAATGCTCCATTTATCGGTAACTTAACATTTACTCTCCATCTAACGTAG
- a CDS encoding FIVAR domain-containing protein, translated as MKRKNILKFVSLLGIGSFVMLAAASCTTPTPNPNPPSGGMNGGDTNPGDGQGMMNAASQELAAARMGLTTVFDSKAKNLGLYVDYKKTQDTLTKAYDAAKTVLDNSSSTTQNLNEAKTRLETAIRTAATSKQTFDEQHAELVKVYEELKTTLSNETATLAPYAAAQYAGIKMHLSGLYDAGKAITTKTLEPVEGDPLTASAVMMANTKIVEAIKDEVLNPQKENATKLADSFVKQVLVKEKITGVEEAHNKSQPANYSFVGYSVDITGTANGQTSIPNWNYAQRTIFTNGDEPRSVSNTPVDGQTMAQPLSNVSWIYSLAGTGAKYTLEFTYYGPSTGYLYFPYKLVNTSDQVKLGLEYKLNDATKPSAITFGSEQTMNGKTPTVNDINVAKVTLANLNFGSNKIEFSVPVEKVSPMIGNMYLSSSPNNWNKIYDDIFGNSVTTQNNRTIISVDALNGYSLASDWSTFIAEYSGTGLTLDNQSVSDQKYYLIGYVGGTSSRNDMMIPTNNVQKFPLASNISNRNYIFYVNAPKAGAYYIKGVFASRDPRDLKFSTGDMSSNNVTIRQLSTENLTTLRTFDTFATTGATRDTTVSDRKTLTLVEGLNKIVVSGATENTGNAPNFGYLKFILNETQPETTNDSNPS; from the coding sequence GTGAAGAGAAAAAACATATTAAAGTTTGTTAGTTTATTAGGTATTGGTTCGTTTGTGATGTTAGCAGCTGCTAGTTGTACTACACCAACACCTAATCCAAATCCTCCTAGTGGTGGTATGAATGGTGGAGATACTAATCCAGGTGATGGACAAGGTATGATGAATGCTGCATCTCAAGAATTAGCTGCTGCAAGAATGGGGTTAACTACTGTATTTGATTCTAAAGCTAAGAATCTTGGATTGTATGTTGACTACAAAAAAACACAGGACACTCTAACAAAAGCATATGATGCTGCTAAGACTGTTCTTGATAATTCATCATCAACAACACAAAATCTTAATGAGGCTAAGACTAGATTAGAAACTGCAATTAGAACAGCTGCTACTAGTAAACAAACCTTTGATGAACAACATGCCGAGTTAGTAAAAGTTTATGAAGAATTAAAAACGACTTTAAGTAATGAAACTGCTACTTTAGCTCCATATGCAGCTGCACAATATGCTGGAATTAAGATGCATTTAAGTGGGTTATATGATGCAGGTAAAGCAATTACTACTAAAACGTTAGAACCAGTTGAGGGAGATCCACTTACAGCATCTGCTGTAATGATGGCTAATACTAAGATTGTTGAAGCAATTAAAGATGAAGTATTAAATCCTCAAAAAGAAAACGCAACAAAACTAGCTGATAGTTTTGTTAAGCAAGTATTAGTAAAAGAAAAAATTACAGGAGTTGAAGAAGCTCATAATAAATCACAACCTGCTAACTACAGTTTTGTAGGTTACAGCGTTGATATAACTGGAACTGCTAATGGACAAACAAGTATTCCTAACTGAAATTATGCTCAGAGAACCATTTTCACAAACGGTGATGAACCTAGAAGTGTTTCTAATACTCCTGTTGATGGTCAAACTATGGCACAACCTTTATCTAATGTGTCTTGAATTTATAGTTTAGCTGGTACCGGTGCTAAATATACTTTAGAGTTTACTTACTATGGACCATCAACAGGTTATTTATATTTCCCTTATAAGTTAGTTAATACTAGTGATCAAGTGAAACTAGGTCTAGAATATAAATTAAATGATGCGACTAAACCAAGTGCGATCACTTTTGGTAGTGAGCAAACAATGAATGGTAAAACTCCAACTGTTAATGATATTAATGTAGCTAAAGTTACTTTAGCTAACTTAAATTTTGGTTCAAACAAAATTGAGTTTAGTGTTCCAGTAGAAAAAGTAAGTCCGATGATCGGTAATATGTATCTTTCTTCTAGTCCTAATAACTGAAATAAGATCTATGATGATATTTTTGGGAATAGTGTTACAACTCAAAATAATAGAACAATAATTTCAGTTGATGCTTTAAACGGTTATAGTTTAGCTTCAGATTGATCAACATTTATAGCTGAATATAGTGGCACAGGTCTAACATTAGATAATCAAAGTGTTTCGGACCAAAAATATTATTTAATTGGGTATGTTGGTGGAACTAGTTCTCGTAATGATATGATGATTCCAACGAACAATGTTCAAAAATTCCCATTAGCAAGCAACATAAGTAATAGAAACTACATATTTTATGTAAATGCTCCAAAAGCAGGTGCTTATTATATTAAAGGAGTGTTCGCTTCACGAGATCCTAGAGATCTTAAATTCAGTACTGGAGATATGTCTTCTAATAATGTAACTATAAGACAATTGTCTACAGAAAATCTTACTACATTAAGAACCTTTGACACCTTTGCAACAACAGGAGCTACTCGAGATACAACTGTTTCTGATAGAAAGACATTAACTCTAGTAGAGGGATTAAATAAGATAGTAGTTAGTGGAGCTACTGAAAATACGGGTAATGCTCCAAATTTTGGATATTTAAAATTTATTCTTAATGAAACCCAACCTGAAACTACTAATGATTCAAATCCATCTTAG
- a CDS encoding FIVAR domain-containing protein codes for MKRKNILKFVSLLGIGSFVMLAAASCTSATTPTPNPEPKPDPMPNPPSGGMNGGNTNPGGGQGMMDSVAQELTDAKKVLSDLIGEESKTVELYADYAKIKADLTSAYAVAKTTSDSSTSTLDQVKTATSTLQTAIDAAVKARTDFDAVNGPLVTAYNALKETLKNEKSNLDLVMAAEFAAIKNNLDSLYQTAKTLIEGTLQPKMGNSPQVEAINQANQAIVNATQMLDTRKNNASILNTKFLKETLKSASLSAATGDNATTVQQQPGNYSFVAYASDITSPNWNFAQRTVWTADNNLVTSPLPNNSQNSAPLTDVSWIYTLSGTGAKYTLTFDYYGPQTGYLYFPYKLVKDADKNNIGLQYKLNDGNFEQINFAPTQPVESASTEPARSTMLQTASENQTSEENMTAGSQLNTTPTVSDINVAKVTLSNLKFGSNTIEFSVSTGEGEMSKVAPMIGNMYLTSSDSDVNKKKIYDDLFGNNSVQQDNQTAVTVDLLKGYSLATSWRTYIRQFTGLTDNGRQISDPVYLIGLIGGSGNRSVARTQMNIKNIPHVNNDKRTFTIYVNAPTQGEYHISGAYLQGSNRARSLKFSTGTSSSNNEVTVTNLKQDNWTTLGHFDTKMTSTTVSGTDGQMKKTLNLNKGLNKIILSGVSNGDTPFIGNLTFTLESNQTTSEQVEPSSAIAEKNI; via the coding sequence GTGAAAAGAAAAAACATTTTAAAGTTTGTTAGTTTATTAGGTATTGGTTCGTTTGTAATGTTGGCAGCTGCAAGCTGTACTTCAGCAACTACACCAACTCCAAACCCTGAACCAAAACCAGATCCAATGCCAAACCCTCCTAGTGGTGGTATGAATGGTGGAAATACCAATCCAGGTGGCGGACAAGGTATGATGGATTCTGTAGCTCAAGAATTAACTGATGCTAAAAAAGTTTTAAGTGATTTAATTGGTGAAGAATCTAAGACTGTTGAATTATATGCAGACTATGCAAAAATTAAAGCTGACTTGACTTCTGCGTACGCAGTTGCTAAAACGACTTCAGATAGTTCAACATCAACTTTAGATCAAGTTAAAACAGCAACATCAACGTTACAAACAGCAATTGATGCAGCAGTTAAAGCTAGAACAGATTTCGATGCAGTTAATGGTCCATTAGTGACTGCATATAATGCTTTGAAAGAAACATTAAAAAATGAAAAATCTAATTTAGATTTAGTAATGGCTGCTGAATTCGCAGCAATTAAAAATAATCTTGATAGTTTATATCAAACTGCTAAAACACTTATTGAAGGAACGCTTCAGCCTAAGATGGGAAATAGCCCTCAAGTTGAAGCTATAAATCAAGCTAATCAAGCAATTGTTAATGCTACTCAAATGCTTGATACTAGAAAAAATAATGCAAGCATACTAAATACAAAATTCCTAAAAGAAACTTTAAAAAGTGCTTCTTTATCTGCAGCTACTGGAGATAATGCGACTACAGTTCAACAACAACCAGGTAACTATAGTTTTGTAGCTTATGCTAGTGACATAACAAGTCCAAATTGAAATTTTGCACAAAGAACAGTTTGAACAGCAGATAATAATCTTGTTACCAGTCCATTACCTAATAATTCACAAAACTCTGCTCCTTTAACAGATGTGTCATGAATCTATACTTTAAGCGGGACAGGAGCTAAATATACATTAACATTTGATTATTATGGCCCACAAACTGGTTATTTATATTTTCCTTATAAGTTAGTTAAAGATGCCGATAAAAATAATATCGGGCTTCAATATAAATTAAATGACGGTAATTTTGAGCAAATCAATTTTGCGCCAACACAACCTGTTGAATCAGCATCAACCGAACCGGCTAGATCAACTATGCTTCAAACAGCATCAGAAAATCAAACTTCTGAAGAAAATATGACTGCTGGTAGCCAATTAAATACAACTCCTACAGTAAGTGATATTAATGTTGCTAAAGTGACTTTATCTAATTTAAAGTTTGGTTCTAACACAATTGAATTTAGTGTTTCAACGGGTGAAGGTGAAATGTCTAAAGTCGCTCCAATGATTGGGAACATGTATTTAACTTCATCTGATAGCGATGTTAATAAAAAGAAGATTTATGATGATCTTTTTGGAAATAATTCAGTTCAACAAGATAATCAAACAGCTGTTACAGTTGATTTATTAAAAGGTTATAGTCTTGCAACTAGTTGAAGAACATATATTCGTCAATTTACTGGTTTAACAGATAATGGCCGGCAAATCTCTGACCCTGTTTATTTAATTGGTTTGATTGGTGGTAGCGGGAATCGTTCAGTTGCAAGAACTCAAATGAATATTAAAAATATTCCTCATGTGAATAACGATAAAAGAACATTTACAATCTATGTAAATGCTCCTACACAAGGTGAATATCACATAAGTGGTGCATATTTACAAGGATCAAATCGAGCAAGAAGTCTAAAATTCTCAACCGGTACAAGTAGCAGTAATAACGAAGTTACAGTTACCAATTTAAAACAAGATAATTGAACAACATTAGGTCACTTTGATACTAAGATGACTAGCACTACTGTTTCAGGAACAGATGGACAAATGAAAAAAACTCTAAACTTAAATAAAGGTTTAAATAAAATTATCTTATCAGGTGTAAGTAATGGAGACACTCCATTTATTGGTAATTTAACATTTACTTTAGAAAGCAATCAAACGACTAGTGAACAAGTTGAGCCTAGTTCTGCTATTGCAGAAAAGAATATATAA
- a CDS encoding FIVAR domain-containing protein, which translates to MKRKNILKFVSLLGIGSFVMLAAASCTTATTPTPNPEPTPTPNPNPPSGGMNGGNTSTPNPNPPSGGMNGGDTNPGNGGGTDNAAQQLAAARTALTTLINSRTQNTELYVDYAKIQDTLVKTYDAAKAVLDNTASTTQNINQAKTTLETAINAAASSKQTFNQQNNALVTAYNQLKTAVGNESAALAKVEDAKFARIKENLVTLYNAGKMLIAKPLEGIDGAVLDVDQVTQANTKLQEATNENSLTQQTQNATNLADSFVKQVINKTKITGTTNTEKQPGNYSFVGYSVDLNTITTRTGNNSQTSSSSDNLPSWNFAQRIVWTNTANKNFPLADQTENSVPLTDVSWIYSLSGMNAKYTLTFNYYGPDTAYLYFPYKLVKTNDRAELQYSLNGANAKLIEFKPASTVTPVQPPAAPAPAERAATETAANSNQTNQEGSDTNQAMPATATMNEAPTVADINVAKVKLTGLKFGENTIDFSVPQSTGSDMSKVAPMIGNMYLTSSDTDANKNKIYDDLFGNTLVKQNNESTVTVDLLKGYSLATSYFEYIRQFTDLTAEGSATKSPTVYLVGLINGSARRTDAENVPTTPRSPNLTGNSRTFTIYVNAPQDGDYYISGSYLNGDNTSRQPTAKRYLKFSTTQGTEPNMNSSLVIDVKSLNSWTILGTFDTKTNKNINEQSTSTGSGREGSSAQSANKTLHLKKGLNKVIIGGDKDLNTPYIGKLSFTLKISADGSSSTPENVSGAAA; encoded by the coding sequence GTGAAAAGAAAAAACATTTTAAAGTTTGTTAGTTTATTAGGTATTGGTTCGTTTGTAATGTTGGCAGCTGCTAGTTGTACTACAGCAACTACACCAACTCCAAACCCTGAACCAACTCCAACTCCTAATCCAAATCCTCCTAGTGGTGGTATGAATGGTGGAAATACATCAACACCTAATCCAAATCCTCCTAGTGGTGGTATGAATGGCGGAGATACTAATCCAGGGAATGGCGGAGGAACGGACAATGCTGCTCAACAATTAGCAGCCGCTAGAACTGCTTTAACAACATTAATTAATTCTAGAACTCAAAATACAGAGTTGTATGTTGATTATGCAAAAATTCAAGATACTTTAGTAAAAACATACGATGCAGCTAAAGCTGTTCTTGATAATACTGCTTCAACAACACAAAATATTAATCAAGCTAAAACTACATTAGAAACTGCAATTAATGCTGCTGCTAGTAGTAAACAAACGTTTAATCAGCAAAATAATGCATTAGTAACAGCATACAACCAACTTAAGACTGCAGTAGGTAATGAATCTGCTGCTTTAGCAAAAGTGGAAGATGCTAAGTTTGCTAGAATTAAAGAAAATTTAGTCACATTGTATAACGCCGGCAAAATGCTTATTGCTAAACCATTAGAAGGAATCGATGGCGCTGTGTTAGATGTTGATCAAGTAACTCAGGCTAATACAAAACTTCAAGAAGCAACTAATGAAAATTCATTAACACAGCAAACACAAAACGCAACAAACTTAGCTGATAGTTTTGTTAAACAAGTAATCAATAAAACAAAGATTACTGGAACAACCAATACAGAGAAACAACCAGGAAACTATAGTTTTGTAGGTTATAGTGTCGATTTAAATACTATAACTACTCGTACTGGAAACAATTCTCAGACTTCTAGTTCAAGTGATAATCTTCCTAGCTGAAACTTTGCTCAAAGAATAGTTTGGACTAATACAGCTAATAAAAATTTTCCTTTAGCTGATCAAACTGAAAATTCAGTTCCTTTAACAGATGTATCATGAATCTATAGTTTAAGTGGAATGAATGCTAAATATACTTTAACATTTAATTATTATGGGCCAGATACAGCTTATTTATATTTTCCTTATAAGTTAGTTAAAACTAATGATAGGGCAGAATTACAGTATTCATTAAATGGGGCTAATGCTAAATTGATAGAGTTTAAGCCTGCTTCAACTGTTACACCGGTTCAGCCACCTGCAGCACCTGCACCTGCAGAACGAGCAGCTACAGAAACTGCTGCGAATTCTAATCAAACAAATCAAGAAGGCTCTGATACTAATCAAGCAATGCCTGCTACTGCTACAATGAACGAAGCGCCAACAGTTGCTGACATCAATGTAGCTAAAGTTAAATTAACAGGTTTAAAGTTTGGTGAAAACACAATCGATTTCAGCGTTCCTCAATCAACAGGAAGTGATATGTCTAAAGTTGCTCCGATGATCGGGAATATGTATCTAACTTCATCTGATACTGATGCTAATAAAAACAAGATTTATGATGATCTTTTTGGAAATACATTAGTTAAACAAAATAATGAATCAACTGTTACAGTTGATTTACTAAAAGGATATAGTTTAGCAACTAGTTATTTTGAATACATTCGTCAATTTACTGATTTGACTGCAGAAGGTTCTGCAACAAAATCTCCAACTGTTTATTTGGTTGGTTTAATTAATGGTAGTGCACGTCGTACTGATGCTGAAAATGTTCCAACTACACCTAGAAGCCCTAATCTTACAGGTAATAGTAGAACATTTACAATTTATGTAAATGCTCCACAAGACGGTGATTATTATATTAGTGGGTCGTATCTAAATGGGGATAATACAAGTAGACAACCAACGGCAAAAAGATATCTAAAATTCTCAACAACTCAAGGTACAGAGCCAAACATGAACTCTTCTCTTGTTATAGATGTGAAATCTTTAAATAGTTGAACTATACTAGGAACATTTGATACAAAAACTAATAAAAATATTAATGAACAGAGTACTTCAACTGGTAGTGGTCGAGAAGGTAGTAGCGCTCAAAGTGCTAATAAGACTCTACACCTTAAAAAAGGATTAAATAAAGTTATTATTGGAGGAGATAAGGATCTTAATACTCCTTATATTGGTAAGCTATCATTTACATTAAAAATCAGTGCAGATGGTAGTAGTTCTACACCAGAAAACGTTTCTGGTGCAGCAGCTTAA